One Triticum dicoccoides isolate Atlit2015 ecotype Zavitan chromosome 5B, WEW_v2.0, whole genome shotgun sequence genomic window carries:
- the LOC119307725 gene encoding protein rough sheath 2-like produces MEMKERQRWRPEEDAILRSYVRQYGPREWNLVAQRMNVPLDRDAKSCLERWKNYLRPGIKKGSLTDDEQRLVIRLQAKHGNKWKKIAAEVPGRTAKRLGKWWEVFKEKQQREIRDSRRPPPEPSPDERGRYEWLLENFAEKLVKERQQVGVGATPLHHHLMAAPMLPPWMSSTATNGAPVSPAPPSPSVTLSLASAVVPPPTAAPWMQQQQQMAEDGAAFGFIRPPPAPGMVPDAPQAALAELAECCRELDEGHRAWAAHRKEASWRLKRVELQLESERACRRREAAEEFEAKMRALWEEQAAAVERLEAEYREKVAGLRRDAEIKEQKMAEQWAAKHARLTKFLEQVGSSCRRWPPGEMNGR; encoded by the coding sequence ATGGAGATGAAGGAGAGACAGCGGTGGCGGCCTGAGGAAGACGCCATCCTCCGCTCCTACGTCCGGCAGTATGGCCCCCGCGAGTGGAACCTGGTGGCGCAGCGCATGAACGTGCCCCTCGACCGCGACGCCAAGTCCTGCCTCGAGCGCTGGAAGAACTACCTCCGCCCCGGCATCAAGAAGGGCTCCCTCACCGACGACGAGCAGCGCCTCGTCATCCGCCTCCAGGCCAAGCACGGCAACAAGTGGAAGAAGATCGCCGCCGAGGTGCCTGGCCGGACGGCGAAGCGGCTCGGCAAGTGGTGGGAGGTGTTCAAGGAGAAGCAGCAGCGGGAGATCAGGGACAGCCGGAGGCCGCCACCTGAGCCCAGCCCCGACGAGAGGGGAAGGTACGAGTGGCTGCTCGAGAACTTCGCCGAGAAGCTCGTCAAGGAGAGGCAGCAGGTGGGAGTGGGCGCGACGCCGCTGCACCACCACCTCATGGCGGCTCCCATGCTCCCGCCCTGGATGTCGTCCACCGCTACCAACGGCGCGCCCGTCTCTCCGGCGCCACCGTCGCCGTCCGTGACGCTCAGCCTTGCCTCCGCCGTCGTCCCGCCCCCGACCGCCGCGCCGtggatgcagcagcagcagcagatggcGGAGGACGGCGCCGCGTTCGGGTTCATCAGGCCGCCACCGGCGCCGGGCATGGTGCCGGATGCTCCTCAGGCAGCGCTGGCGGAGCTGGCCGAGTGCTGCAGGGAGCTGGACGAGGGGCACCGCGCGTGGGCCGCGCACCGGAAAGAGGCATCGTGGAGGCTGAAGCGCGTGGAGCTGCAGCTGGAGTCGGAGCGCGCGTGCCGGCGGCGCGAGGCCGCGGAGGAGTTCGAGGCCAAGATGCGAGCGCTGTGGGAGGAGCAGGCGGCCGCCGTGGAGCGTCTGGAGGCGGAGTACCGGGAGAAGGTGGCCGGGCTCCGGCGTGATGCCGAGATCAAGGAGCAGAAGATGGCGGAGCAATGGGCCGCCAAGCACGCCCGCCTTACCAAGTTCCTTGAGCAGGTCGGCTCGTCGTGCCGCCGCTGGCCGCCCGGCGAGATGAACGGCCGCTGA